In one Plasmodium vivax chromosome 4, whole genome shotgun sequence genomic region, the following are encoded:
- a CDS encoding hypothetical protein, conserved (encoded by transcript PVX_002775A), protein MRGKNAKKLRYLDSKGMLYSNGIAYEGGVNHPSGNNKEEDLKLVKNYSELQNLLRKEEEQHEALKKQLNLLQKQRDLLQWHLCNNVKKLSMQRSECKFKEQSSSKLEGKLQLLKENTKMHKLERDILEDEVNSMEEQLQSRVNLKAKVEKQFNRWMVKQKEYLKDLAQERRSAFQERNNRQKQLKKLLLVVKQEGIKSYDMDYLKMCELNLVNQLSHHRDYKTLEMGAAKGSP, encoded by the coding sequence ATGAGGGGGAAGAACGCGAAGAAGCTGCGCTACCTGGACTCAAAGGGGATGCTGTACTCGAACGGGATAGCGTACGAGGGGGGGGTCAATCACCCCAGTGGAAACAACAAGGAGGAGGATCTCAAATTGGTGAAAAATTACAGTGAGCTGCAAAACTTACtgcgaaaggaagaagagcagCATGAGGCCCTAAAAAAGCAGCTGAATCTGCTGCAAAAGCAAAGGGACCTATTGCAGTGGCACCTTTGcaataatgttaaaaagcTAAGCATGCAGAGAAGCGAATGCAAATTCAAGGAGCAGTCTAGCTCTAAGCTGGAGGGAAAGCTGCAGCTACTGAAGGAGAACACGAAGATGCACAAGCTGGAGCGTGACATTCTGGAGGATGAAGTGAACAGCATGGAGGAGCAACTGCAGAGTAGAGTAAATCTGAAGGCGAAGGTGGAGAAGCAGTTTAATCGATGGATGGTTAAACAAAAGGAATATTTAAAGGACTTAGCCCAGGAAAGGAGGAGCGCCTTTCAGGAGAGGAACAACAGACAGAAGCAGTTGAAGAAGCTACTTCTGGTGGTGAAGCAGGAGGGTATCAAGAGCTACGACATGGACTACCTCAAGATGTGTGAGCTTAACCTTGTGAACCAACTAAGTCATCACAGGGATTATAAGACGCTGGAGATGGGCGCGGCAAAGGGGTCACCTTAG
- a CDS encoding RING zinc finger protein, putative (encoded by transcript PVX_002780A), with protein MGIIGSSLASNIEDDFRNDHHPRSISFNPSIINRTDNEHLYDLISQGPNINIQRTSVVRNSVNLRRKTLKVVNHGNNIYLINFIFDALYDVEISIYFCCKEEFAENREAFYTPTKYPTVTNMYPKEINQIYMSSPSDAINLNFFDVNDLKCKPSYEYIIPILIVLRALGAPIPQAQYNFAYLQEDEVKDGVHCGDKYKLVLYKQKIQFGNRYFEVQEIFGIEKSKAPQPDAVSSFLSGRECVICLTEERDTAILPCRHMCLCNVCANVVRMQNTKCPICRQDVRGLLQINIDNKRDAVPEGRSSM; from the exons ATGGGGATAATTGGCTCTTCATTAGCTAGCAACATAGAAGATGACTTTCGCAATGATCACCAT CCCCGATCGATTTCGTTCAACCCGTCCATAATCAAC CGAACCGATAATGAGCACCTGTACGACCTAATCTCCCAAGGACCCAACATAAACATCCAGAGGACGTCGGTGGTGAGGAACTCCGTGAACCTCCGTCGAAAGACATTGAAAGTTGTCAACCATGGAAATAACATTTACCTGATCAACTTCATTTTTGACGCCCTGTACGATGTGGAGatatctatatatttctGTTGCAAGGAGGAGTTTGCGGAGAACCGGGAGGCCTT CTACACGCCCACGAAGTACCCCACAGTGACCAACATGTACCCGAAGGAGATAAACCAGATTTACATGAGCAGCCCGAGTGACGCCATCAATTTGAATTTCTTCGACGTGAATGACCTGAAGTGCAAGCCCAGTTACGAGTACAtcatccccattttgattGTGCTAAGAGCTCTTGGCGCGCCCATTCCACAGGCCCAGTACAATTTCGCCTACCTGCAAGAGGACGAAGTGAAGGACGGCGTGCACTGCGGGGACAAGTACAAACTTGTGCTTTATAAACAGAAGATTCAGTTTGGCAACCGGTACTTCGAGGTGCAGGAGATTTTCGGCATCGAGAAGTCCAAGGCGCCGCAGCCCGACGCCGTGAGCAGCTTCCTATCCGGCAG AGAATGCGTGATATGCCTGACGGAGGAGAGGGACACCGCCATACTTCCCTGCAGACACATGTGCCTGTGCAACGTG TGCGCAAACGTAGTCAGAATGCAAAACACGAAGTGCCCCATTTGCAGACAAG ACGTCCGCGGGCTTTTGCAAATCAACATAGACAACAAGCGGGACGCCGTGCCAgaggggaggagcagcatgTGA
- a CDS encoding ATP-dependent acyl-CoA synthetase, putative (encoded by transcript PVX_002785A) — translation MLGYSLLLTAAYLINAATYCAQHLKGLSYSNVGTKSTKVGESDVYVGRDERKDAHLHQYTHIFPLLYEKAQSRGDKVAITELEDCEVKRETTCTELFQRALSLSHYFSTEDGGIPMKKYDEDCNNGNFKILGIYGANSANWLTADLACMVMGATSLVMHSKFSQDEVVEILNESKLEWLCIDLNLVDALLERKKDLPFLKKLLILDTLPDSTNKGKRVNRPGAPAETEEQKEKREKWEKAEKENLELYKKLKTKAEGLGMTMCQINDLTKKKITKYKVKETDPEHISTIVYTSGTSGKPKGVMLSNRALYFTVVPVSKWSIFLKFNPQHHFSYLPLSHIYERSIAYLSLYRGMQIRIWSKDISLFSKDLSQCGANIVVGVPKVFNRLYTTIMAEIAKLPPLKRFMVQKILAMRRSNNHGGFSQFLEGMTHVSQKIRDKINPSLEVFFSGGGKISPNVERDLSVLLNVHFYQGYGLTETSGPIIVQHQTDDRTNSIGGPISPHVEYKVVTWEKYDAKGNPPRGELLLRGQQLFSGYFLRKEQTQNAFTEDKFYKTGDVVQVGKDGAITFLDRSKGLVKLSQGEYIETDMLNNLYSDIDFINHCVVYGDDSMDGPLAIINVDKDLFAKCLERDGVLKSQGISADAFLKNLTDEKLNKEEYVKYVRGKMLEMYKTTNLNRYNIVNDIYLTCKLWDTSNYLTPTFKVRTFYVFNDFKFFIEKIQKTYKDKMKGKSK, via the coding sequence ATGCTCGGGTACAGCCTGCTGCTCACCGCCGCGTACCTCATTAACGCGGCGACCTACTGCGCCCAGCACCTGAAGGGGCTGAGCTACTCCAACGTGGGGACCAAGTCCACCAAGGTGGGCGAGTCGGATGTGTACGTGGGTCGCGATGAGCGCAAGGACGCCCACCTGCACCAGTACACCCACATCTTCCCGCTGCTGTATGAAAAGGCCCAGTCGAGGGGAGACAAGGTAGCCATCACAGAGCTGGAAGACTGCGaagtaaaaagggaaaccacCTGTACAGAATTATTCCAACGGGCTCTAAGCTTAAGTCATTATTTTAGCACAGAGGATGGAGGCATCCCGATGAAGAAGTACGACGAAGATTGCAACAAtgggaattttaaaattctggGGATCTACGGAGCGAATTCAGCCAACTGGTTGACAGCGGACCTCGCGTGCATGGTTATGGGAGCCACGTCCCTAGTGATGCATTCGAAATTTAGCCAAGATGAAGTGGTtgaaatattaaatgaaagCAAACTGGAGTGGCTATGCATTGACCTCAACCTGGTAGATGCGCTgctggagaggaagaaggacctaccctttttaaaaaaactgctcATTTTGGATACCCTTCCTGATAGCACCAATAAAGGAAAGCGAGTGAACCGCCCAGGGGCCCCCGCAGAAACggaggagcagaaggagaaaagagaaaaatgggaaaaagcggaaaaggaaaatttagagctgtataaaaaattgaagaccAAAGCAGAAGGGTTAGGCATGACCATGTGCCAGATAAACGACTTAACAAAGAAGAAGATAACAAAATACAAAGTGAAGGAAACAGATCCTGAGCATATTTCCACCATCGTATACACTTCGGGAACTTCAGGAAAACCAAAGGGAGTTATGTTAAGCAATAGGGCCCTCTACTTCACGGTCGTACCAGTGAGCAAGTGGAGCATTTTCCTAAAATTCAACCCGCAGCACCACTTCTCCTATCTCCCCCTATCGCATATTTACGAACGGTCTATAGCCTACCTAAGCCTATACAGAGGAATGCAAATACGCATATGGAGCAAAGACATTTCGCTCTTTTCAAAAGATCTCAGTCAGTGCGGTGCGAACATCGTTGTGGGTGTCCCCAAGGTGTTCAACCGACTGTACACCACCATCATGGCTGAGATTGCCAAGTTACCCCCTCTTAAGCGATTCATGGTGCAGAAAATTCTGGCCATGCGAAGAAGCAACAACCACGGAGGGTTCTCTCAGTTCCTCGAGGGCATGACCCACGTGTCTCAAAAAATCAGAGACAAAATCAACCCTTCCTTGGAGGTGTTCTTCAGTGGAGGTGGAAAGATATCCCCCAATGTGGAAAGAGACCTAAGCGTTTTACTTAACGTACACTTTTACCAAGGGTATGGTCTCACGGAGACAAGTGGCCCCATCATTGTGCAGCACCAGACGGATGATAGAACGAATAGCATTGGAGGACCCATCTCTCCACATGTAGAATACAAAGTGGTTACCTGGGAAAAGTACGATGCGAAGGGGAACCCACCAAGAGGAGAACTCCTCCTAAGGGGACAGCAACTATTCAGTGGGTACTTCCTCCGAAAAGAACAAACGCAAAATGCATTTACAGAAgataaattttacaaaacagGAGATGTTGTGCAGGTAGGTAAGGACGGGGCTATTACCTTCTTAGACAGATCCAAGGGGCTAGTAAAACTATCACAAGGAGAGTACATCGAAACGGATATGCTCAATAATTTATACTCTGACATTGATTTTATAAACCACTGTGTTGTGTATGGTGACGACTCCATGGATGGACCCCTCGCCATCATCAACGTAGATAAGGACTTATTTGCAAAGTGCTTAGAAAGAGATGGGGTTCTAAAATCACAGGGCATATCCGCCGatgcctttttaaaaaatctaaCCGacgaaaaattgaataaGGAGGAGTACGTCAAATACGTGCGGGGAAAAATGCTCGAGATGTACAAGACCACCAATTTGAATCGATACAACATTGTGAATGACATCTACCTCACCTGCAAATTGTGGGACACCTCCAACTACCTCACGCCCACCTTCAAGGTCCGCACCTTCTACGTCTTCAATGACTTCAAGTTCTTCATCGAGAAAATACAGAAGACGTACAAGGATAAGATGAAGGGCAAGAGTAAGTAG
- a CDS encoding hypothetical protein, conserved (encoded by transcript PVX_002770A): MQNMDEHDLAVSDGGSGGTPNKGSSPEKKAPPKGKTKKGVERRGPPPRSPQRGKNGGAVDPEGGPVNGGDMNGGEVNRGDVNGGDVSGANEKGTAVEALAGGERPGEDNASEEAPLEVTSEEKPVERKPSEETPLEDKSMEEPPSGETPPGEAPNRGSLAPRSAKSDSTNTASSNLIKISQKSEEWEQPKKWSFSLLLTNIKSMVLTNYIYVAKRCGIPNQPNKPGPVLAISVEKESSNEVKNIIVQTPCAYEKYTLKGKLIQHKTLYPCTVTCMMYGSIGGIGKTVILGLQNGCILVYKSIEFECILKLNTRECLETYFNNSSSSTARKPFNNSHEKSGFIDAYTKTNAQRDSGKFATQGGHSNEGENYNDLSYQISGLSVKSTFANFIHWIIAGNMQGYIFVWEVPSGNLIKILVHPHHLFGHVKGGVSSESGGSGSSGSSGSSDGRGDSDDSSGGSSDDRDGRGDSDDSSGGSSDDRVRRGRTDNRPGKRKKKKKKKTTIRSGGNGGGNQQGDADEDAEEEEGGFTLEDDDSGSKPDSEENSSEFSGGSYLSDSVSESESDSVSDSDEYGNSTDEDNCNSGGRATAMGMLPSRGKKKKRKKKKKKKKKDRNAPNKCYVSAILAVTHKYELWVAFGSGYIAVYDLYDFQLLLYTCISRSPIMDLKYSKLLEDVFLLIGNNYISVWDTKTLKQIKKVPTSHFAKTSSLSTLYLLERPNFWKNKKVVLIAGCNDGSISVTNVTEKLDGDLSFSYVRTYEKHFEPYVPISYICIHPSINAAFVGDASGVVFTLPRILNTLKHDDAQR; the protein is encoded by the coding sequence aTGGATGAGCATGATTTAGCCGTTTCGGACGGAGGATCGGGGGGGACTCCCAACAAGGGGAGCAGCCCAGAAAAGAaggcccccccaaaggggaagacaAAGAAAGGAGTCGAGCGAAGGGGCCCTCCACCGCGTTCGCCGCAGCGGGGTAAAAACGGAGGTGCAGTCGATCCGGAGGGTGGCCCGGTGAATGGAGGGGACATGAATGGAGGCGAAGTGAATAGAGGCGACGTGAATGGAGGCGACGTGAGTGGTGCCAATGAGAAAGGCACTGCAGTCGAGGCGCTGGCGGGTGGAGAGAGACCCGGCGAGGACAATGCTAGTGAAGAGGCACCCCTCGAAGTGacaagtgaagaaaaaccgGTGGAAAGAAAACCGTCGGAAGAAACCCCCTTGGAGGACAAATCGATGGAAGAACCCCCCTCGGGGGAaacccccccgggggaggcGCCAAACCGAGGCAGCCTCGCGCCCAGGTCCGCCAAGTCTGACAGCACGAACACCGCGAGCAGCAACTTGATAAAGATAAGCCAAAAGAGCGAGGAGTGGGAGCAGCCAAAGAAGTGGAGCTTCTCCCTGCTCCTCACAAATATCAAATCGATGGTGCTGACCAACTACATCTACGTAGCGAAGAGATGCGGAATCCCCAACCAGCCCAACAAACCCGGACCAGTCCTCGCCATCAGCGTAGAAAAGGAGAGTTCAAAcgaagtgaaaaatattatcgtGCAAACCCCATGTGCATATGAAAAATACACACTAAAGGGAAAGCTAATTCAACACAAAACACTCTACCCATGTACAGTCACCTGTATGATGTATGGGAGCATCGGAGGAATTGGCAAAACAGTTATATTGGGtcttcaaaatgggtgcATCTTAGTTTACAAGAGCATCGAATTTGAATGCATTCTCAAATTAAATACAAGGGAGTGCCTAGAAACGTATTTTAATAactcctcttcttccactGCTAGGAAGCCGTTTAACAATTCACACGAGAAGAGTGGCTTCATCGATGCGTATACTAAGACGAATGCACAGAGGGACTCGGGGAAGTTCGCCACGCAGGGTGGCCATTCGAATGAGGGGGAAAACTACAACGACTTGTCTTATCAAATTTCGGGCCTCTCTGTGAAATCTACCTTTGCCAACTTTATCCACTGGATCATTGCTGGGAACATGCAGGGGTACATCTTCGTGTGGGAGGTGCCCAGTGGGAACCTCATCAAGATCCTCGTGCACCCGCACCACTTGTTCGGCCACGTCAAGGGGGGGGTCAGCAGTGAGAGCGGCGGTAGTGGTAGCAGCGGTAGCAGTGGTAGCAGCGATGGACGCGGCGATAGTGACGATAGCAGCGGTGGCAGCAGTGACGATCGCGATGGACGCGGCGATAGTGACGATAGCAGCGGTGGCAGCAGTGACGATCGCGTTCGCCGCGGCCGCACCGATAACCGCccggggaagcgaaaaaagaaaaagaaaaagaaaacaaccATCCGAAGCGGTGGCAACGGTGGGGGGAACCAGCAAGGAGATGCAGATGAAGAtgcggaagaggaggaaggtgGCTTCACCCTCGAAGACGACGACTCCGGCAGCAAGCCGGACAGTGAGGAAAACTCGAGCGAGTTCTCCGGCGGCAGCTACCTGAGCGACTCGGTGAGCGAATCGGAGAGCGACTCAGTAAGCGACTCGGACGAGTATGGCAACTCCACCGATGAGGACAACTGCAACAGCGGGGGGCGCGCCACCGCCATGGGAATGTTACCttcaaggggaaaaaaaaaaaagagaaaaaaaaaaaaaaaaaaaaaaaaaaaggacagaaATGCGCCAAACAAATGCTACGTATCAGCCATATTAGCAGTCACGCATAAGTACGAACTGTGGGTTGCCTTCGGAAGTGGCTACATAGCAGTCTACGATTTATACGATTTTCAGTTGCTGCTCTACACGTGCATTTCGAGGAGCCCCATCATGGATTTGAAGTATTCGAAGCTCTTGGAGGACGTCTTTCTGCTAATAGGCAACAATTACATTTCCGTGTGGGATACCAAAACGCTcaagcaaattaaaaaggtcCCTACgagccattttgcaaaaacgtCCTCCCTATCTACGTTATATCTATTGGAACGAccaaatttttggaaaaacaaaaaagtcGTTCTGATTGCAGGTTGCAATGATGGGTCCATCTCCGTGACGAACGTTACAGAAAAGCTGGATGGAGACTTGTCCTTTTCCTATGTCCGGACGTATGAGAAGCACTTCGAGCCGTATGTCCCCATCAGCTACATTTGCATCCACCCCAGTATCAACGCGGCCTTCGTCGGGGACGCCAGTGGCGTCGTCTTCACGCTACCCAGAATTCTGAACACGCTCAAGCACGACGATGCGCAACGGTGA